From the Chryseobacterium sp. G0201 genome, the window AAAATGTAAAACAGTCCGGACAGGCAATTAATATCGCATTAGAAAATCAATTAACATTTAATACACAAAGAAAAAGATTCCTAGGATTAAACTTAGAAAGAAGAGTTAGCGAGAACTTTATTTTTGGTGGAACTGTTGTTAATTATTCTGAATCTCCGCTTACCCAAAAGGTAAACTACGGTCAGGAAGCCGTTAATAATACAATGGCTGGTGTTAACTTAATGTACAATAACCAACTTCCATTCCTTACGAGATTAACGGATAAAATTCCTTTAATAAATACGGAAGCACCATCTAATTTGAATTTCAAAATGGAAGCGGCGTATTTACTTCCTGGACTTAATAAAGGAACAAATGATCAGTCATACATTGACGATTTTGAACAGACCACATCTAAAATTTCATTAAAAGAACCTACCGCTTGGAGCTTAGCCTCCAAACCTGAAAAGAATCAGGCTGATCAGATATTCCAAGGTGCTGGTGCAAATAATGATCTTAAAAACGGTTACGGTAGAGGATTGTTATCTTGGTATAACATTGATCCAAGATTCTATGGTGTAGGTGGTAGAGCTCCTGCAGGAATTACTCCTCAGTCTGTTTCCAATCACGCTTCAAGAAGAGTTCAGCTTTCTGAAATCTTTAATAACAGAGACTTCGTAGCGGGTGAACAGACTTTCACCAATACTTTCGATATTTCATATTATCCTCAGGAAAGAGGTCCTTATAACGTTAATCCTAACAATGAAACCACTCAGCAAAGATGGGCAGGTATCATGAGACCGATAAGTGTCTCCAACTTTGTGAATTCTAATATTGAATATGTTGAATTCTGGATGATGGATCCTTATGCCGATGGAAATAATTTAGGGACTAATCCTAAACTTTTATTACAATTAGGAAACGTTTCCGAAGATGTCTTAAAAGATGGACAAATGCAATATGAAAACGGATTGCCAACAGGTTCTGCTCCTTCTACAACAACTAATACAAATTGGGGAACTCAGCCAAAACAGCCACCGATTTTATACGCATTCTCAAGTGAAGGTGATGACAGAAGAGCACAGGATTTAGGATATGACGGGTTGAGTTCTGAGCAGGAAGCAATAAAATTCGGAAATACGTTCATTAACCCGGTTACAAATATTGCCGATCCTGCGGTGGATGATTTCGTTTTCTATCTTTCTGATAAATTTACAGGAAGTCAGGGAGCATCAATTATTCAGAGATATAAATATTTCAGAAATCCGGAAGGAAACTCTCAGGCTAACTCACTTGAAGTATCTACTCAAACTCCGGATGCAGAAGATATCAATAAAGACTATAACTTAGATCAGAATGAAAGCTATAATCAGTATGAAGTAAAACTAGATCAGGGTAACTTGGTTTTAGGTCAGAATAATATTGTTGATGTTAAAACTGTTCAGGCGACATTCCAAAACGGACAGACGGATCAGGTGAAATGGTATTTATTCAGAGTTCCTATTTCTCAATATGATGCTACCGCAGGAGATCATGCTGCAGATGTGCTTAACAATGTAAGATTTGCGAGATTATTATTAACAGGTTTTGATCAGACCTCTACGTTGAGGTTTGGAACTTTAGACCTTGTAAGATCTGATTGGAGAAGATATCCTAAAAATTTCGCAGTATACGGAACGGATACAACTGCTGATCCTGCAACTAATGAAGGTACAGCTGATGTTGTAGATCCAAATAATTTTGAAATAGGAAGCGTAAATATTGAAGAGAATGCATTAAATCAACCTCCATATGTATTGCCTCCAGGAATTGACAGACAGGTGTTGAGCGGAAATGCTGGTGCACAGAGACAGAATGAGGCTTCTCTTTATATGAGAGCTAATGAACTTCGTACAACAGAAGCTAGAGGGGTATTCAAGAATGCTTCACTAGATATGAGAAGGTATAAAAAATTAAAACTTTTTGTACATGCTGAAGATCCGGAAAACAGAGATCCGAATATTGGATTAATGGATAAAAAGACGAAATTCTTTATCCGTTTCGGAAACGATGCAACAGATAACTATTATGAATATGAAGCTTCTTTAAAACTTACTTCAAAAACAGCTACGGCGCCAATGGATATTTGGCCATTAGATAATGAAGTGGATCTGGATATTCAGGATTTTGTAGACGCTAAAATCAGAAGAGATAAAAACTTCCCGAATGATATTGCCAAAAGAATTATGGATCAAGAGTTTGGAAGTGATATTAATTTTAAAAAGATCTATGTTAAAGGACGTCCAAGTTTAGGTAATGTTACTTCGATTGTATTAGGTATAAGAAATGCAGGAGATAGAACAGGTGTATCAATAGACAGGATACTTTGGGTAAACGAAATTCGTCTTTCAGAAATTGAAAATGACGGCGGATATGCCGGAAATGCAAGCTTAAACTTCAACCTTGGAGATTTTGCGACCATTAATACAAGCGCATCGTATACCTCTGTTGGTTTCGGTAATATAGATTCTAAACCTGCAGAAAGAAATCAGTCTACACAATCTGCATTCAGCATTAATACTGCGATCAATGTAGATAAGTTTCTTCCTGAGAAGAGTGGAGTGAAAATTCCGTTAAACTATTCTTATTCTCAAACAATCGAAGATCCGAAATATAATCCTTTGGATACCGATGTTGAGTTCAGTAAAGCTGCCAATAGAGAAGAACTTAAAAAAGTAGCGAGAACATATACTCAACAAAGAAGTTTGGGTGTTGTGAATATGCATAAGGAAAGAATGAATCCTAACAAAAAGGCTAAATTCTATGATATAGAAAACGTTTCCATAACTGCAGTTTATAATGACGATTACTATAGAGATATTTATACGAAGAAAAATTACAGACAGTATCTGAGAGGATATATTGACTATAATTATACCTTCAAGCCGTGGGTAATTAAGCCATTCAATAAAATGATCAGCGATACCGCGAAGTCTACAAAATATTTGAGATGGGTTAAAGAGTTTAATTTCAATCCGATTCCTACAAGATTATCTTTCAGAACAGAAATCGACAGAAATTATAATGAACTTGAATTCAGAAATATTGAATCTATTTTAAGTGGAAATATGACTGATGATTTTGCTGCAATCAGAAACAGAAATTTCTATTTTGGATGGCAGTACGGATTAGGTTTCAATTTCACAAAATCATTGAAATTAGAGATCAACTCTGTAACAAGAACACTTAATGACAATATCGATGTAAACACAATGGATAATACTGCCATCTTTGGGAATATCTTCAGAGCGGGTAGACCGGTGTTGTATAATCATAGAATTCAGTTGAATTACAAACTTCCGTTCCAGTATCTTCCATATTTGGATTTTATTGATGCAGAAGTGGGCTACGGAATGACTTATAATTGGAATGCAAGATCTACAGCATTGCTTTCATCTCCTGAAGGAAGTTTAGGATCTATTGGTCAGAACACAAGTGTGATTCAGGCGACAGCAACAGCTGATTTCCCTAAATTCTTTGGTCAGTTTAAATATTTCAAAAATATCTCAACTAAACTTCAAAAACGTAAACAGGAGATAGATTCTCTTAATAATGTATATACACAGCAGTGGGAGAAAAAAAGATATAAGTTTAAAAATTATAAATTCAAGAATAGATTAACACCGTTGCAAAGTGCAGCATTCTTACTGACATCATTAAAGCAGTTGGATGTTAACTATTCAGAAAATAACGGGACAGTACTTCCGGGATTATTATCCGCTCCAAACTTCTATGGATACGGACAGACGTTAGGAGGTCCAACACTTGGATTCTTATTTGGATCACAGGCAGACATAAGAAGATTGGTAATGGAAAATGGCTGGGTAAGTGATTCAGAATTTATGACAGATCCTTACATCAAAATGTCAACAAAAGAACTGAGGGCAAATTTACAGATTGTTCCAATGAATGATCTTAGAATTGATCTTAATGGAATACATACTTACAACAGAAACTTTACGCAAACCGGATTTAATTATCGGGACAGTAACGGAAATCCAAATCCTAATTACACTTTTGCTAATGATTTTGTGACGTATTCGAACTCAGTAATCCTTCTAAAAACATCTTTCAGTGATGGGCAGGCAATTTTCCAGTCTATTAAAGAAAATGCACGAGCGATATCTCAGCAGATGGGAGGGAATATTGGTGCAGATGGCTTTACAGAAGGACATAGTATCTCGAATGCCTATGTTTTAATACCTGCATTTAGAGCAGCGGTGGAAGGCAAGGCTCCGGAACTTATCGGAAATGCTAAGAAAGCAGGACTTCCGTTACCAAACTGGAAACTTACGTATTCAGGATTGAGAAACGTACCTTTCATAAATGGTCAGTTCTCTAAGTTTGATATTCTGCATGGTTATACGGCAACATATACAGCAACAGGTATTCAGTCAAGTGTTGATTACTTCAATACATTAACTTCAAACACAAGTTCGGGGAGAGATGTTAATAATGATTATATCAATCCATTTACTTTCGCGCAGGTTGGATATGTTGAAAACTTCTCACCACTTATCGGAATCGATGTTACGATGAGAAACAACTTCCAATTTGGTTTACAGTATAACAAAACAAGAATGTTATTGTTAGGATTGATAAACCATACGCTTACCGAAGATGCTAATACAGAATATGTAGTAAGATTAGGTTATATCGTTCGTAATTTCAGATTAGGAATGGCAAACACAAGAGGTAGCAGAGGAAAGGGTAGCGATCTTAATATTAGAGGTGATATTTCTTTAAGAGACAGCAGAACAAGTATCATGAATATCTTGTTGGATGATTCTCAGGTGACGGGCGGACAGAAATTAATGAACATCAGACTTTCTGCAGACTACAACGTTTCTGAAAATCTTAACCTAAGAGTATTCTACGAGCAAATGACATCCAAATATAAGATATCAACAGCATTCCCGCTGTCAACGATCAGAGCAGGACTTTCTGCAACATTTACGTTTGGAGATTCAGGTGGTTTCTAAGATAAATAAACATAAAATTAAATGTCCTTCAATTTTGAGGGACATTTTTTATATTCAATATTTGAACCTACTATTATTTTGAATACATTTGTAAAAATAAAAATTTAAAAATGAACACACCATCAGAATTAAAGTACACAAAGGACCACGAATGGATCAAGATTGAAGGAAACGTGGCTACAATTGGTATTACTGATTTTGCACAAGGAGAACTTGGAGACATCGTTTATGTAGATATAGATACTGTAGATGATGATTTAGAAGGAGGTGCAGTTTTCGGAAGTGTTGAAGCAGTAAAAACGGTTTCAGACTTATTCTTACCTATCGCAGGAAAAGTGATCGAGTTTAATTCAGAATTAGAAGGTCAGCCGGAATTGTTAAACACAGATCCTTATGGAAACGGATGGATCATCAAATTAGAACTTGCTGACGGTGCAGATCAATCAGAATTACTTACAGCAGAAGAATACCAAGCTATCATTGGATAAAATATCAAAAATATTAGGTAAGATATTGCCCATTTATTGGGCATTTCTTACTTACATGCTCCTGAAACCGGGAGAAGAAAACCAAGAATATTGGTTTATGTTTAATGGTGTAGACAAAGTTTTACACTTAAGCATATTTTCCACACTGGGCTTCTTATTCATTGGCGCCTTTCCAAAGATCAAATTCTCCTATTTCTTTCAGATCATACTTATATATGCATTTCTCACCGAGATCCTTCAAGAGGAAATGGGATTGGGCAGATCTATGGAATCCTTAGACATCGTAGCCGATACTATAGGCTGCTTACTCGGATACTATACATATAAGGTATTAGTCAAAAGATTTTTCTGATCGACCAATAAACGTGCGGATTGCCTTCCGACTTTTTCTTAGAAGCTATTTCCAGCTCTCCACTCATACTCCTCGCGCCAGCGCCTTCTTTCAGATCCAACTTCTTGCTGTGGGGTAACCGCTCCTATCTGGGCTAGGGTATTTGGCGCTGTTATTACTATTTCTTGCAATAGAATTTTTCGACCGACATAATCAATCAATCTTCCCAACCCTAAAAACAATCCTAATACCCTCCAACTCTCTCACAATCAAACGTCTAAGTTATCCCACAATCATCTGTGCCAATCTGTGAAAATCTGTGGGAAATAAAAAAGCATCCCTCAAACATAGTCCTCATCCTTCACATTAAAACCTTTTAAGTTTTCAAAACCTAAAAGGTTTATTAGAGTATACCTTATATATAGTATATTTAATAATCCAAGAAATCCTCTTCAAAGTGCTTTCAACCGTTGAAAACACCTATTCTGACACTTCTCAAAAAGACAATCGAATAGTGTGGATAACTACGGCTTACTCTATAAATAAAACTATATCAATAGCTTATAATCAAAACTTTTCCACAATACGAGTTTTGTATGAACATTATGTTAAATATATTTGGAACGGTGGGTAAGATTGGAGTACTTTTGCCCCACTGAAAACGATATGTTGGAAGTAGCGCAGAAGTAGGTAATAGAGTATGAATACTACGAAACGGATTAGAAATAAACTTTAAATTTTTAGTAAATAAAAGTTGTAAGGTTTAAAAAGATTTGTATCTTTGCAGTCCGGTAAAACGGGAGCAGAGGAGTAGAAGATTGGGATGTTGAAAGATGAGATTAGGGTGAATTAAAAAACTTTAAATTAAATCAAAAATATCTTGGTCAATTAGAAATAAATAATTACTTTTGCACACGCAAATCTATACTGAAAACGACAGAAAATTAGGTATGGTAAAAAGCGGAAGATACAAGAAGATCATTGAAAAATAGATATAACAACCAAGTAAGGAAAAGACTAGAACGTTAATAACTTTGAGTGAGTCAGACAAACATACAATGGAGAGTTTGATCCTGGCTCAGGATGAACGCTAGCGGGAGGCCTAACACATGCAAGCCGAGCGGTAGAGATCTTTCGGGATCTTGAGAGCGGCGTACGGGTGCGGAACACGTGTGCAACCTGCCTTTATCTGGGGGATAGCCTTTCGAAAGGAAGATTAATACCCCATAATATATTAGATGGCATCATTTGATATTGAAAACTCCGGTGGATAGAGATGGGCACGCGCAAGATTAGATAGTTGGTGAGGTAACGGCTCACCAAGTCAATGATCTTTAGGGGGCCTGAGAGGGTGATCCCCCACACTGGTACTGAGACACGGACCAGACTCCTACGGGAGGCAGCAGTGAGGAATATTGGACAATGGGTGAGAGCCTGATCCAGCCATCCCGCGTGAAGGACGACGGCCCTATGGGTTGTAAACTTCTTTTGTATAGGGATAAACCTTTCCACGTGTGGGAAGCTGAAGGTACTATACGAATAAGCACCGGCTAACTCCGTGCCAGCAGCCGCGGTAATACGGAGGGTGCAAGCGTTATCCGGATTTATTGGGTTTAAAGGGTCCGTAGGCGGGCTCGTAAGTCAGTGGTGAAATCTCATAGCTTAACTATGAAACTGCCATTGATACTGCGAGCCTTGAGTAAGGTAGAGGTAGCTGGAATAAGTAGTGTAGCGGTGAAATGCATAGATATTACTTAGAACACCAATTGCGAAGGCAGGTTACCATGTCTTAACTGACGCTGATGGACGAAAGCGTGGGGAGCGAACAGGATTAGATACCCTGGTAGTCCACGCCGTAAACGATGCTAACTCGTTTTTGGGTTTTCGGATTCAGAGACTAAGCGAAAGTGATAAGTTAGCCACCTGGGGAGTACGTTCGCAAGAATGAAACTCAAAGGAATTGACGGGGGCCCGCACAAGCGGTGGATTATGTGGTTTAATTCGATGATACGCGAGGAACCTTACCAAGGCTTAAATGGGAATTGACAGGTTTAGAAATAGACTTTTCTTCGGACAATTTTCAAGGTGCTGCATGGTTGTCGTCAGCTCGTGCCGTGAGGTGTTAGGTTAAGTCCTGCAACGAGCGCAACCCCTGTCACTAGTTGCTAGCATTAAGTTGAGGACTCTAGTGAGACTGCCTACGCAAGTAGAGAGGAAGGTGGGGATGACGTCAAATCATCACGGCCCTTACGCCTTGGGCCACACACGTAATACAATGGCCGGTACAGAGGGCAGCTACACAGCGATGTGATGCAAATCTCGAAAGCCGGTCTCAGTTCGGATTGGAGTCTGCAACTCGACTCTATGAAGCTGGAATCGCTAGTAATCGCGCATCAGCCATGGCGCGGTGAATACGTTCCCGGGCCTTGTACACACCGCCCGTCAAGCCATGGAAGTCTGGGGTACCTGAAGTCGGTGACCGTAACAGGAGCTGCCTAGGGTAAAACAGGTAACTAGGGCTAAGTCGTAACAAGGTAGCCGTACCGGAAGGTGCGGCTGGAACATCTCATTTTAGAGCGTCTTTAGACGTTAAACAAAATTAAGGTACTTAAGTGTACCATGTACTTACTTAAAGGACGTTTTAGTTTTTTACTCGGTTGATTTATATTAAAAAAATACAAAACCCACTAGAAATTAGTATCAGGGAGAAAGAGATTTTAGAATTAGAAATTAGAAGTTAGTCGTTAGAAATTAGTCTAACATCTAAAATCTAGCCTCTAATATCTAAATAATGAAGTCTCGTAGCTCAGCTGGTTAGAGCGCTACACTGATAATGTAGAGGTCGGCAGTTCGAGCCTGCCCGAGACTACTAATTAAAATAGAGGTTAGAAATTAGAACTTAGAAGTTAGTTTTTTACTAATATCTAATTACTAACATCTAACATCTGACTAGAGGGGGAATTAGCTCAGCTGGCTAGAGCGCCTGCCTTGCACGCAGGAGGTCAAGGGTTCGACTCCCTTATTCTCCACAGTTTTGTGAGTCTGATT encodes:
- the gcvH gene encoding glycine cleavage system protein GcvH, whose protein sequence is MNTPSELKYTKDHEWIKIEGNVATIGITDFAQGELGDIVYVDIDTVDDDLEGGAVFGSVEAVKTVSDLFLPIAGKVIEFNSELEGQPELLNTDPYGNGWIIKLELADGADQSELLTAEEYQAIIG
- a CDS encoding VanZ family protein translates to MPIYWAFLTYMLLKPGEENQEYWFMFNGVDKVLHLSIFSTLGFLFIGAFPKIKFSYFFQIILIYAFLTEILQEEMGLGRSMESLDIVADTIGCLLGYYTYKVLVKRFF
- the sprA gene encoding cell surface protein SprA produces the protein MVNNKFLNIFLFLSFLCVSVSTFAQQRPVRDTAIIKKDYELADPTQYEAFYDVKTGMYYVYPKIGNTITGPPTAMSPEDYKEFMMASQTKAYYKEKSDKYSLMFRKDKSDARRKGLIPSLTIRNKLFETIFGSNKIEIIPSGYASFDFAGLYQKIDNPLILPQNRKSFTFDIDQRIQLGLLGKVGENLQLKANYDTQSGFAFENRMNLVWQAKGSWKDLQQKGLGNVDQPNAGGEDKIIKRVEFGNVNMPLSTSLIRGSQSLFGIKTEFQLGKTFGTVVLSQQQGEARNIVVQGGGVMNTFKMNAIDYEDNQHYFLGHYFLDNYDNALLNYPQINSKISITRAEVWVLDQGNSNLAYQKSIVGIRDLGEGPSGLPDNTQNGLYQAVSNTMGTPRDAGANYGDLLQGQVFPGSAEPYQNSEHFIFNKKARRLNSNEYTLQPQLGYISLNQKLNDNQLLAVSYSYTVNGSNQVYKVGEFSEESPVLVTKVLRVNNKLNVASPMWDLMMKNIYALDAGQVNQDGFILNIFYRDSQTGGKVNYLPNTIVKDTNLLKLLNWDRLNTNGDIQNNGSTTGDGIFDFVNGITIRPETGRIIFTKAQPFGKYMSQVLGSNDPQYVFNELYTQQKQVASSNNLAQRYTMEGRYKGTQGQGISLGAVNVPQGSVKVSANGVQLTEGIDYTVDYMLGTVTIINENVKQSGQAINIALENQLTFNTQRKRFLGLNLERRVSENFIFGGTVVNYSESPLTQKVNYGQEAVNNTMAGVNLMYNNQLPFLTRLTDKIPLINTEAPSNLNFKMEAAYLLPGLNKGTNDQSYIDDFEQTTSKISLKEPTAWSLASKPEKNQADQIFQGAGANNDLKNGYGRGLLSWYNIDPRFYGVGGRAPAGITPQSVSNHASRRVQLSEIFNNRDFVAGEQTFTNTFDISYYPQERGPYNVNPNNETTQQRWAGIMRPISVSNFVNSNIEYVEFWMMDPYADGNNLGTNPKLLLQLGNVSEDVLKDGQMQYENGLPTGSAPSTTTNTNWGTQPKQPPILYAFSSEGDDRRAQDLGYDGLSSEQEAIKFGNTFINPVTNIADPAVDDFVFYLSDKFTGSQGASIIQRYKYFRNPEGNSQANSLEVSTQTPDAEDINKDYNLDQNESYNQYEVKLDQGNLVLGQNNIVDVKTVQATFQNGQTDQVKWYLFRVPISQYDATAGDHAADVLNNVRFARLLLTGFDQTSTLRFGTLDLVRSDWRRYPKNFAVYGTDTTADPATNEGTADVVDPNNFEIGSVNIEENALNQPPYVLPPGIDRQVLSGNAGAQRQNEASLYMRANELRTTEARGVFKNASLDMRRYKKLKLFVHAEDPENRDPNIGLMDKKTKFFIRFGNDATDNYYEYEASLKLTSKTATAPMDIWPLDNEVDLDIQDFVDAKIRRDKNFPNDIAKRIMDQEFGSDINFKKIYVKGRPSLGNVTSIVLGIRNAGDRTGVSIDRILWVNEIRLSEIENDGGYAGNASLNFNLGDFATINTSASYTSVGFGNIDSKPAERNQSTQSAFSINTAINVDKFLPEKSGVKIPLNYSYSQTIEDPKYNPLDTDVEFSKAANREELKKVARTYTQQRSLGVVNMHKERMNPNKKAKFYDIENVSITAVYNDDYYRDIYTKKNYRQYLRGYIDYNYTFKPWVIKPFNKMISDTAKSTKYLRWVKEFNFNPIPTRLSFRTEIDRNYNELEFRNIESILSGNMTDDFAAIRNRNFYFGWQYGLGFNFTKSLKLEINSVTRTLNDNIDVNTMDNTAIFGNIFRAGRPVLYNHRIQLNYKLPFQYLPYLDFIDAEVGYGMTYNWNARSTALLSSPEGSLGSIGQNTSVIQATATADFPKFFGQFKYFKNISTKLQKRKQEIDSLNNVYTQQWEKKRYKFKNYKFKNRLTPLQSAAFLLTSLKQLDVNYSENNGTVLPGLLSAPNFYGYGQTLGGPTLGFLFGSQADIRRLVMENGWVSDSEFMTDPYIKMSTKELRANLQIVPMNDLRIDLNGIHTYNRNFTQTGFNYRDSNGNPNPNYTFANDFVTYSNSVILLKTSFSDGQAIFQSIKENARAISQQMGGNIGADGFTEGHSISNAYVLIPAFRAAVEGKAPELIGNAKKAGLPLPNWKLTYSGLRNVPFINGQFSKFDILHGYTATYTATGIQSSVDYFNTLTSNTSSGRDVNNDYINPFTFAQVGYVENFSPLIGIDVTMRNNFQFGLQYNKTRMLLLGLINHTLTEDANTEYVVRLGYIVRNFRLGMANTRGSRGKGSDLNIRGDISLRDSRTSIMNILLDDSQVTGGQKLMNIRLSADYNVSENLNLRVFYEQMTSKYKISTAFPLSTIRAGLSATFTFGDSGGF